In the Brassica napus cultivar Da-Ae chromosome A7, Da-Ae, whole genome shotgun sequence genome, one interval contains:
- the LOC106421685 gene encoding small nuclear ribonucleoprotein SmD3b: MSRSLGIPVKLLHESSGHTVTVELKSGELYRGNLLECEDNWNCQLENITYTAKDGKVSQLEHVFIRGSKVRFIVIPDMLKNAPMFSRANAKIKGKSSIGVGRGRPAMRGRGTGRGTGGRGGAPPVRR, encoded by the exons ATGAGCCGGAGCTTGGGGATACCAGTGAAGCTTCTTCACGAGTCTTCGGGTCATACGGTGACGGTGGAGCTGAAGAGCGGCGAGCTGTACAGAGGAAACCTGCTCGAGTGTGAGGATAACTGGAACTGCCAGCTCGAGAACATCACCTACACCGCCAAG GATGGTAAGGTATCACAGCTTGAGCATGTCTTCATCAGAGGCAGCAAAGTCAG GTTTATAGTGATACCAGACATGCTGAAGAATGCTCCAATGTTCAGCCGAGCAAATGCTAAAATCAAG GGAAAGAGCTCAATAGGTGTAGGCAGAGGTAGACCTGCAATGCGAGGCAGA GGTACTGGGCGTGGAACAGGAGGAAGGGGAGGCGCACCACCTGTGAGGAGATAA